In Cicer arietinum cultivar CDC Frontier isolate Library 1 chromosome 7, Cicar.CDCFrontier_v2.0, whole genome shotgun sequence, the genomic window GTGAGAATTGAATGGAATGAATAAATAACCTATTTGGAACGTAAACCAGGGATATTTCTAAGACCCATCTTGCCAAGGACAAGCTTAGGAATAGCTGGAGGGTTATCAAGCCCCATGCTTCTACTGAATTCATTTGCAAGCTCCACTAACATGAGCTTATCTTTCCCAATTTTCTTGTTGGAATTGTAGTAACCAAGCCATGCTTGATATGCTGCTTCTTTGTTCTTCATCTCCACATTGGATAGAGCCCTTTCCACCTGTTAACAGTTCAAAATGTTAATATTGCTTCGCTTGATTGAATAAATAGCCATTTTAGTCCTTGAATGTGTTACAGTGGTAGATGATGTCACTATAGTCCTcatattaaacaaaattaaaaagatgtcactaTAGTCGTCATattaaacaaaattacaaaaacaaaatccaTGATTGTATATATTGTTAGCCAATTTGATCATCAAATGTGGTTTCCGTTAGTTTGGTCTATGAATGCTTTTTTGTTAGTCAGTTTGGTCTATCAAATTACTAATACTAACAGAAGATACGCCCAAAGATATAGTGCCACTGCCTCACATTTATGGATCAAAATGACTGTTTGGTTTGTTTGTCTAAAAACTTGCCGAAGCATTAGAAGAAAATCAAGAATTCTCTCCCTTGTATATCCAAGTGAATACCTTTTTCTTAGTGTCAGGATCAACTGAAGGTTCTGGAGCTTTCCCAATAGGCAAATCCTTTGCGGTAGCTAAGAAGAACTCTTCCCAAGGAGCTAGTAGCAGTATGCCCTGCCCTTCTTTTCCTTTTCGCCCTGTTCTACCTAGTCGATGTATATACTGTTCTCTATCAGCTGGTAGGCCAACCTGTCCATTTGATAAATGGAGGAAACATAATAATTAAGATTAATAAATGTGTTTAATAATTAACATTGATCAAATCATAACCAAAAGGCTTGAACTTTTTGCAAATATATGCTTCTGAGTGTCCTTTCAATTTCAAACATGAATTGAACAGTACAAAATCCTTGTGGACGTGACTATGCGAGCACGCTGATCATACAGTCATAATATTCGCAGTAATGACTTTTTTACAGTGTCATCAGATGCCTAGAGAAAGTGAACAACGAAGGATCTACATATATTACCTGTAAAACAAGAGTAACATCTGGATAATCAACTCCACGCGCAGATACATCTGAAGTAACCAGGATGAGACCCTTTGACTTCCGGAATTCGTCAGAAACTCTGGTTCTATAACTCTGAGGCTTTCTTGAATGGATTTCTCTCACATTCAAGTTCAACTCCCCAAGGAGATCAGCAACAAGTCTTGTTACCATAGCAGTTGTACAGAAAACAAGAACCTGATAAACCAATAGCTTACATTACATATCCTCCAAAAACATGTGAAACATGATGGTAAAAGGGAAACACGTTGTCAAATCACGGTTTATAATCTAAACAAGCAAAAGGTTAATCCCACATGATTTTCTTTAAGATCCTAAAATACAGTTGGTTGCAGATTAGAAGGCAAACCTTATAGTCAACATCATCTGCAATGTGCTCCTTCAGAATAGCATAGATTAAAGAGAAATGCTTGTCTAAAGGGGCAACTAAATGCGTCTGGCGGACCTGAAATAATCCAAAGCCCCCATAAATGAAGATCATAAAACGATGTTATAAGCTGGCTAGTGCTTGCATTACCTCACACATGCATATGCACATGCAAGTATCTAATTAGTTATTAGCATGAAATTATAAACAATTACCTGTGCATGTGTCTCTTCAGAACCCTCCTGAACtgtattaatatattcaaaatcCCTTCTTAAAGCAATATGACAAACTTGACGCaccttcacaacaaaaatgataACAGAATAAGCCCAATATCCATATCTTTTATAAAGCATGAAGCACTGCAACTAAAGAggaaaagaacaaaaagaaagacaaaCCTCATCTGGAATGGTTGCAGAAAACATAAGTGTCTGTCGTTGTTTAGGGACTGCAGCAACTATTTTCTCAATATCTTTACGAAATCCCATGTCTAGTAAATGATCAGCTTCATCAAGCACCAAGGCCTTCACCCCCATAAGTCTAGATGCAAAACCAGCAGTGTTTTCAATATGATCTCTAAGCCTTCCAGGTGTGGCAACAAGGATCTGTACAAAAAGCAAACAATGAAGTTCAATCTGGAAAACTAGTTTGCTATAAGATGATGATTTGCCCTAAACCAGATTAATATATCATGATTACGGTTTAAGCCGAGAAAATTAAAGGGCAGAAAGGTGATTGTCTCAAGTCATTTTTGAAAACATTATTAAACACTTGAATATATAAATATGCTTCTCTTCTATCTTGATGTAtgcaaaattagttaaaaatcatgAGTTATGACTGATTGTGAACATAAGttgtatattttattgaaaaaaaaaatgtatctgACCATCCGTGATGGCTGAACATATAAGCACCAATAACAACAATCATATGATATTCCTCCCCTTTACGTAAGGAAGTTTAGTAGTGTAGGAATAATTCACAATCTTTTCATTTGGTTGATTATTTGTCTTATATGCACATGGATTTTTTTGGTGGCAGAGAAAAATAACTCACCTGGCAAGGATTTGCTTGCATGCGTTTCTGTTCTAAAGTA contains:
- the LOC101505990 gene encoding DEAD-box ATP-dependent RNA helicase 31-like, with the translated sequence MPTKLFLSQLRLLQFQPMKLHSSPFLSRTFFKFSHLSLRNAPFRLRPFSSRPDRIRSSKSLIDDEADLSNWVDALRTDNFASQRMDSRPAPVDDGRSGPRKSGVGRGSSLGKRRGDDFSKGKPNLNSKRRFQLSSDNDDGDSDEVVVRGKFKGGGGSIGKFLSEEETEDVSEGEEESRGRDDEEIVNKSRSVLFGKQNVVSNAPRPSSPSGTASYLSDSRFDQCSVSPLSLKGVKDAGYEKMTVVQEATLPVILKGKDVLAKARTGTGKTVAFLLPSIEVVVKSPPGDRDQRRPPIFVLVICPTRELASQAAAEATKLLKYHPTIGVQVVIGGTRLTLEQKRMQANPCQILVATPGRLRDHIENTAGFASRLMGVKALVLDEADHLLDMGFRKDIEKIVAAVPKQRQTLMFSATIPDEVRQVCHIALRRDFEYINTVQEGSEETHAQVRQTHLVAPLDKHFSLIYAILKEHIADDVDYKVLVFCTTAMVTRLVADLLGELNLNVREIHSRKPQSYRTRVSDEFRKSKGLILVTSDVSARGVDYPDVTLVLQVGLPADREQYIHRLGRTGRKGKEGQGILLLAPWEEFFLATAKDLPIGKAPEPSVDPDTKKKVERALSNVEMKNKEAAYQAWLGYYNSNKKIGKDKLMLVELANEFSRSMGLDNPPAIPKLVLGKMGLRNIPGLRSK